In Oncorhynchus kisutch isolate 150728-3 linkage group LG5, Okis_V2, whole genome shotgun sequence, a genomic segment contains:
- the kaznb gene encoding kazrin isoform X3: MRSDREEGTSVLLREEVAQLQEEVHLLRQMKDMLSKDLEETQGCSSHLLSATELRVQLGDKEQELDRAKEALQAMKSDRKRLKVEKADLVNQMQQLYTTLESREEQLRDFIRNYDQHRKESEDAVKALAKEKDLLEREKWDLRRQTKEATEQACILRSHMDMKENRIKELEAELTMAKQSLATLTKDVPKRHSLAMPSEPVVNGSQEWAMQGDLPLTAAIRQSQQTLYHGHTVDRQAVVRVSPCHSRQPSIISDASAADGDRSSTPSDINSPRHRTHSLCNSMEDLEDQKRKTKKKEKMSLGSLSRVFARGKQRKSMDPGLFDDSDSLSSLSTQQPSLSDGEEQLDRLQQMELTRNTPMSLWKAGAVQAWLEVVMAMSMYLRACSENVKSGKVLLGLTDEDLELGLGISNPMHRRKLRLAIEDYREAESGQGLSKAAEMDHHWVAKSWLSDVGLPQYSQAFQSQLVDGRVLNSLSRRDLERLLNITTHSHQTSLLLAIQLLQLLNFDKEVLEARRAQCEHKDQDPVVWTCHRVIKWIRDIDLKEYADSLHGRGVHGAVLALDPSFDADAMAKALGIPSHKHMLHRHMFEEMKALSIPARQTSVEQDCEVPGTGAPPQSPSAVSRYNEEIVSMRRRSGKSPLRFNPKIAIGRGLGYHGSCGSLPREARVQAVPRTKGSPVHTYKNVEITNV, translated from the exons TGTTGCTGCGTGAGGAGGTGGCCCAGCTGCAGGAGGAGGTGCACCTGTTGAGGCAGATGAAGGACATGTTGAGTAAGGACCTGGAGGAGACCCAGGGCTGCTCCTCTCACCTCCTTTCAGCCACTGAGCTCCGTGTGCAGCTGGGAGACAAGGAGCAGGAGCTGGACCGCGCCAAGGAGGCCTTACAAG CTATGAAGTCTGACCGTAAGCGTCTGAAGGTGGAGAAGGCAGACCTGGTGAACCAGATGCAGCAGCTGTACACCACACTGGAGAGCCGGGAGGAGCAGCTCCGAGACTTCATACGCAACTATGACCAACACCGTAAG GAGAGTGAGGATGCTGTGAAGGCCCTGGCTAAGGAGAAGGACCTgctggagagggagaaatgggATCTGAGGAGGCAGACCAAAGAAGCTACAGAGCAGGCCTGCATCCTGCGTTCTCACATGGACATGAAGGAGAACCGCATCAAAGAGCTTGAGGCTGAGCTCAcaatg GCGAAACAGTCCCTGGCCACGTTGACTAAGGATGTGCCGAAACGCCACTCCCTGGCCATGCCCTCAGAGCCGGTGGTGAACGGCAGTCAGGAGTGGGCGATGCAGGGAGACTTGCCCCTCACCGCTGCCATCCGCCAGAGCCAACAGACCCTCTACCACGGACACACTGTGGACCGCCAGG CGGTGGTCAGGGTCAGTCCCTGTCACTCCCGCCAGCCCTCCATCATCTCGGACGCGTCGGCGGCTGACGGGGATCGGTCGTCCACCCCAAGCGACATCAACTCCCCCCGCCACCGGACCCACTCCCTCTGCAAT TCTATGGAGGACCTGGAGGACCAGAAGCGTAAGacaaagaagaaggagaagatgaGTCTGGGCTCCCTGTCCCGGGTGTTTGCTCGGGGAAAGCAGCGCAAGTCAATGGACCCGGGCCTGTTTGATG ACTCTGACAGCCTCTCCAGCCTATCAACACAACAACCCAGCCTATCAGACGGAGAGGAGCAGCTGGACCGCCTCCAGCAGATGGAGCTCACTCGGAACACACCCATGTCACTGTGGAAGGCAGGGGCGGTACAAGCCTGGTTGGAGGTTGTCATGGCAATGTCCATGTACCTTCGTGCTTGCTCGGAAAACGTCAAGAGTGGGAAG GTGCTGCTGGGGCTGACAGACGAGGACCTGGAGCTGGGACTGGGCATCAGTAACCCCATGCACCGCAGGAAGCTACGCCTCGCCATCGAGGACTACAGGGAGGCAGAGTCTGGCCAGGG GCTATCAAAGGCTGCTGAAATGGACCATCACTGGGTTGCCAAATCTTGGTTGAGTGACGTCGGGTTGCCCCAGTATTCCCAAGCCTTCCAAAGCCAACTGGTGGACGGCCGGGTGCTCAACTCCCTCAGCCGACGAGACCTGGAGAGACTCCTGAACATCACCACCCACTCCCACCAAACCAGCCTGCTCCTGGCCATCCAGCTCCTGCAATTGCTCAACTTCGACAAAGAG GTCCTGGAGGCTCGCCGAGCCCAGTGTGAGCACAAGGACCAGGACCCAGTGGTTTGGACTTGCCACAGAGTCATAAAGTGGATCAGAGACATAGACCTAAAA GAGTATGCTGACAGTCTTCATGGCAGGGGAGTCCATGGTGCTGTGTTGGCTCTGGACCCCTCATTTGATGCAGATGCCATGGCCAAGGCCCTGGGAATCCCCAGCCACAAACATATGCTTCATCGGCACATGTTTGAGGAGATGAaggctctctccatccctgccag GCAAACTAGTGTGGAGCAGGATTGTGAAGTGCCGGGAACGGGAGCCCCACCACAATCCCCTTCTGCTGTTAGCCGCTATAACGAGGAGATAGTGTCTATGAGACGAAGGTCAGGCAAG AGTCCTCTTCGGTTTAACCCAAAGATCGCCATTGGCCGGGGCCTTGGTTACCATGGCAGCTGTGGATCTCTGCCCAGAGAGGCACGGGTGCAGGCTGTGCCCAGGACAAAGGGAAGTCCCGTGCACACCTACAAGAATGTAGAGATCACCAATGTCTGA
- the kaznb gene encoding kazrin isoform X2 → MDFGTPDSSLDKVLLREEVAQLQEEVHLLRQMKDMLSKDLEETQGCSSHLLSATELRVQLGDKEQELDRAKEALQAMKSDRKRLKVEKADLVNQMQQLYTTLESREEQLRDFIRNYDQHRKESEDAVKALAKEKDLLEREKWDLRRQTKEATEQACILRSHMDMKENRIKELEAELTMAKQSLATLTKDVPKRHSLAMPSEPVVNGSQEWAMQGDLPLTAAIRQSQQTLYHGHTVDRQAVVRVSPCHSRQPSIISDASAADGDRSSTPSDINSPRHRTHSLCNSMEDLEDQKRKTKKKEKMSLGSLSRVFARGKQRKSMDPGLFDDSDSLSSLSTQQPSLSDGEEQLDRLQQMELTRNTPMSLWKAGAVQAWLEVVMAMSMYLRACSENVKSGKVLLGLTDEDLELGLGISNPMHRRKLRLAIEDYREAESGQGLSKAAEMDHHWVAKSWLSDVGLPQYSQAFQSQLVDGRVLNSLSRRDLERLLNITTHSHQTSLLLAIQLLQLLNFDKEVLEARRAQCEHKDQDPVVWTCHRVIKWIRDIDLKEYADSLHGRGVHGAVLALDPSFDADAMAKALGIPSHKHMLHRHMFEEMKALSIPARQTSVEQDCEVPGTGAPPQSPSAVSRYNEEIVSMRRRSGKSPLRFNPKIAIGRGLGYHGSCGSLPREARVQAVPRTKGSPVHTYKNVEITNV, encoded by the exons TGTTGCTGCGTGAGGAGGTGGCCCAGCTGCAGGAGGAGGTGCACCTGTTGAGGCAGATGAAGGACATGTTGAGTAAGGACCTGGAGGAGACCCAGGGCTGCTCCTCTCACCTCCTTTCAGCCACTGAGCTCCGTGTGCAGCTGGGAGACAAGGAGCAGGAGCTGGACCGCGCCAAGGAGGCCTTACAAG CTATGAAGTCTGACCGTAAGCGTCTGAAGGTGGAGAAGGCAGACCTGGTGAACCAGATGCAGCAGCTGTACACCACACTGGAGAGCCGGGAGGAGCAGCTCCGAGACTTCATACGCAACTATGACCAACACCGTAAG GAGAGTGAGGATGCTGTGAAGGCCCTGGCTAAGGAGAAGGACCTgctggagagggagaaatgggATCTGAGGAGGCAGACCAAAGAAGCTACAGAGCAGGCCTGCATCCTGCGTTCTCACATGGACATGAAGGAGAACCGCATCAAAGAGCTTGAGGCTGAGCTCAcaatg GCGAAACAGTCCCTGGCCACGTTGACTAAGGATGTGCCGAAACGCCACTCCCTGGCCATGCCCTCAGAGCCGGTGGTGAACGGCAGTCAGGAGTGGGCGATGCAGGGAGACTTGCCCCTCACCGCTGCCATCCGCCAGAGCCAACAGACCCTCTACCACGGACACACTGTGGACCGCCAGG CGGTGGTCAGGGTCAGTCCCTGTCACTCCCGCCAGCCCTCCATCATCTCGGACGCGTCGGCGGCTGACGGGGATCGGTCGTCCACCCCAAGCGACATCAACTCCCCCCGCCACCGGACCCACTCCCTCTGCAAT TCTATGGAGGACCTGGAGGACCAGAAGCGTAAGacaaagaagaaggagaagatgaGTCTGGGCTCCCTGTCCCGGGTGTTTGCTCGGGGAAAGCAGCGCAAGTCAATGGACCCGGGCCTGTTTGATG ACTCTGACAGCCTCTCCAGCCTATCAACACAACAACCCAGCCTATCAGACGGAGAGGAGCAGCTGGACCGCCTCCAGCAGATGGAGCTCACTCGGAACACACCCATGTCACTGTGGAAGGCAGGGGCGGTACAAGCCTGGTTGGAGGTTGTCATGGCAATGTCCATGTACCTTCGTGCTTGCTCGGAAAACGTCAAGAGTGGGAAG GTGCTGCTGGGGCTGACAGACGAGGACCTGGAGCTGGGACTGGGCATCAGTAACCCCATGCACCGCAGGAAGCTACGCCTCGCCATCGAGGACTACAGGGAGGCAGAGTCTGGCCAGGG GCTATCAAAGGCTGCTGAAATGGACCATCACTGGGTTGCCAAATCTTGGTTGAGTGACGTCGGGTTGCCCCAGTATTCCCAAGCCTTCCAAAGCCAACTGGTGGACGGCCGGGTGCTCAACTCCCTCAGCCGACGAGACCTGGAGAGACTCCTGAACATCACCACCCACTCCCACCAAACCAGCCTGCTCCTGGCCATCCAGCTCCTGCAATTGCTCAACTTCGACAAAGAG GTCCTGGAGGCTCGCCGAGCCCAGTGTGAGCACAAGGACCAGGACCCAGTGGTTTGGACTTGCCACAGAGTCATAAAGTGGATCAGAGACATAGACCTAAAA GAGTATGCTGACAGTCTTCATGGCAGGGGAGTCCATGGTGCTGTGTTGGCTCTGGACCCCTCATTTGATGCAGATGCCATGGCCAAGGCCCTGGGAATCCCCAGCCACAAACATATGCTTCATCGGCACATGTTTGAGGAGATGAaggctctctccatccctgccag GCAAACTAGTGTGGAGCAGGATTGTGAAGTGCCGGGAACGGGAGCCCCACCACAATCCCCTTCTGCTGTTAGCCGCTATAACGAGGAGATAGTGTCTATGAGACGAAGGTCAGGCAAG AGTCCTCTTCGGTTTAACCCAAAGATCGCCATTGGCCGGGGCCTTGGTTACCATGGCAGCTGTGGATCTCTGCCCAGAGAGGCACGGGTGCAGGCTGTGCCCAGGACAAAGGGAAGTCCCGTGCACACCTACAAGAATGTAGAGATCACCAATGTCTGA